The genomic region CGGCCTCGGCCATGTTGACGAGCATCCGATCGCGCAGGATGCCGGCGTTGTTCACGACGACGTCGAGCCCGCCGAAGGTGTCGACGGCCTGGCGGACCATCTTCTCCGCGCCGGCGAAATCGCCGACGTCGTCGGCGTTCACGACGGCTTCGCCGCCGGCCTTGCGGATCTCGGCCACCACCTCCTCGGCGGGGCCGGCCGACGCGCCCGAGCCGTCGCGCGCACCGCCGAGGTCGTTCACGACCACCTTCGCGCCGTGCGCGGCCAGCATGAGGGCGTGCTCGCGGCCGATGCCGCGGCCCGCGCCGGTGACGATGACGATGCGTCCTTCACAGAGTCGTGCCATGCCCGGCGGCGTAGCGCGCTCGCGCGGGCGGATCAATCCGCCGCGACGACGTTGGGACGCGCTGCTCGATCGTGACCTCGACCACCGGCTCGGCGGTGGCGAGGCGGGCGCATCCATGCGAGCGCGAGCCTGCGCCCGGTGCTCGGCAGGTCGCGAGTCCTGCGGCCGCCACGCCGTCAGCGCAGCGCGAGCCAGACGAGCAGCGCGGCGACGCCGAGCTTCGTGCCCCAGCTGAGGGCGTAGTATGCACGTCGGTTGCGCTTGCGCAGCGTCTTCATGACGAGCCGCACGCGGTAGAGCCGCTCGAAGACGCGGTTGGCGAGGCCGACCGGCTCGCCGTCGACGTTCGCCGTCGCGGTGAGGCGCATCACCCGATGGATCGCGAAGCGGTTGATCGCGGTCGCGACCCGGCCGCGCAGCGGGCGCTCGACGTCGCAGAAGAGGATCAGGCGGGGGAGGTCGGTCGTGTTCTCGGCGCGATGGATGTAGGTCTCGTCGAAGACCACCGCCTCGCCGTCGCGCCAGACGTACGGCTCGCCGTCGATGAAGATGCGGCAGGCGTCGGAGTTGGGCGTCCGCAGGCCGAGGTGGAAGCGCACCGCGCCGGCGAACGGATCGCGATGGCGCACGAGGTGGCTGTGCGGAGCGAGCACCGTGAACATCGCGGCGTGGACGCTCGGCGTCGCGCGCAGCAGCGCGACCGTCTGCGGGCACAGCCGCTGGGCGGACGGCAGCGGGCGGCCGTACCACTTGAGGTAGAAGCGCCGCCAGTCGCGCTTGTAGAACGAGTTGAAGGCGAGATCGTTGTGCCGCTCGGCGACGTGCACGTGGCCGGCCTCGTAGAGCGCCAGGCCCTCGTCGCGGATCGTCTCCCAGGCGCCGGAGAGGATGCGCAGCTCCGGGAAGTCGGCGAGGGCGAGCCGCGGCGAGCGCGGCACCGCCGAGGTGGCATAGACGAAGGCGTTGTAGGGCGCCAGCAGCGTCGAGTGGTCGGCGAGCTGGCGCATGAACGCGAGCCGCTCGCGGCCCCGGAAGTGGACGTAGAGGCCCGCGCCGATCCAGACGCCGAGGGCGGCGGCCACGGGCAGCGATCCGGGGGACATGGCTCGGGCGTCTTGTGCGCGGAACGCGCCGAGGGCGCAAGCCGTCCCGGGCCCCGTGCTCGGGCCGGCGAGCGGCGTCGGCGTCAGGCGCGCTTCGGCACCGGCGCCCACCACTCGGGGATGGCGGCCAGCATCGCGCCGAGGACGGCGAGGCCCATGTCCTTCTGCGCGTCCCACTCGTCGCCCTGGGTGCCGAGGTAGGCGGTTCCCGCCTGGGGATCGGCGACGCTCGCGACCAGCCACTCGACCAGCTCGTAGACGACGCTCCACCAGGCCACGACAGCGACGCAGAAGAAGAGCGTCGTCGCCCGGTCGAGCTCGCGGCCGCGGAAGCCGATCTCGCGGATCGGCCGCAGCAGCAGGAGCCCGAACGCGAAATGGACCCAGCGGTCGTAGTGGTTGCGTCCGAGACCGAGGCCGTCGCGCACCCAGTCGCCGATCGGTACCTCGGAGTACGTGTAGTGACTGCCGATCGTGTGCAGGACGAGGAAGAGCGTTCCCTGCACCCAGGCGCGATCCGAGAAGCCGACGCGCCGATGCGCGACGAGGACGAGCGGCAGCAGGACCGCCGTCGGCAGGTTCTCGATCGCCCAGTCGGCGCGGTAGCGGGGGGCGATCGCGCACGCGATCCAGACGACCGCGAAGAGCACGAGGCACAGCGCGGGCACGCGCCCGCGCGTGTCAGCCGAGCCCACCGCCGCCGCTGGTCGCCGTCGACCGTCGGCGCACCGGCTCGACGTGGAAGCGCGGCGCCTCGACCGTCTCCGCGCGGCAGCGCGGGCAGCCGCTCGGGCGCGTCAGCCGGCGCCGGTCACGGAACACGAAGCCACAGCCGCGGCAGACCGCGGGCGTCACGACGAGACGCTCGTCGGCGTGCCGCAGGGAGCGCGCGACGTGCTCCAGGTGGGTCGCGACGTCCTTCTCGCGCAGGCGGGCGAGCCGCGAGAGGTCGAAGGTGGTGCGGGGGCCCTGCCGCAGCAGCGCCAGGAGCGCCTGCCGCAGCGTCTGCGTCCGTCCGGGACTGCCGTCGGCCACGATGCGCGCAGCGTAGCGATCCGCGCGGGGGGTCGCCAGCGGCGGGCGGGGTCGCAGGGAATCGCGCGACGCGGTACGCGGAGGTCGTGGCCGGACCCGATCCGCTGCGCCGTTTCGTCCATCGCCTGCCGCTCCACCTCGCGCCGCTCGGCATCGATCGGCTCGTCGCCCGGCTGACGGGCGTCCCCTGGATCGTGCTGGAGACGGTGGGTCGCCGCACGGGGCGGCGGCACACGGTCGTGCTCGACGTCCTGCACCACGATCCGGGTCGCGACGTCTACTACGTGCAGCCGGCGTACGGCGCGCGAGCCGATTGGGTGCAGAACGCGCTGCACACCTCGGACGTCACCGCTCGCGTCGGCGGGCGGCATGTCCATGCCCGGGCGCGCGACGCCACCGGCGCCGAGGGCGCCGAGGCGACGCTGCGGCTGGTGCGGGCGCATCCCTGGTATGCCCGCGTGGTGGCGTTCCTCGTCGGCCACGTGCACGGGCTCGAACGGTCCGACGACGCGCTCCGTCCCGAGCTGGCGCGCCTCTGCACCGTCGCCCTCGACGTGGTGCCGGACGCGCCGGTTTGACCCCCGGCGCCGGCGTCCGCTACCCCGCGCCCGTGTCCGAGAGCCTGCTCCGCGTTCGGCCCGACGATCCAGAATACCTCCGGCTGGCGGCCGCGGAGGCGGCGTTCTGGCGCGCGGCGCACCCCTACGGCCTCGAGACGATCGAGGCCCGGCAGCAGCCCGGCCCGGTCGACCGCTACACCAACGAGCAGTACACGGGCGACCCGCGCGTCCCCTGGCATCGCACGATCGCGCGCTACGGCAGGTTCCGGCGCGGGCTCATGCTGGGGACGAGCGGTCTCGGCCTGGAGGCCGAGATCCTGGCGACGAACCCCGACCTGCACCTGACCTTCGTCGATCTCAGCGAGGGGCCGCTCGTGCGCCGGATGGCGCAGCTGGGCGCGCGCTTCCCCGGCCGCGTCGCCGTACGGACGGCCGATCTCAATTTCCTCACCCTCGACGTGGGCACCTACGACCTCGTGCTGTCGCGCGCGTCCATCCACCACGTCACGAACCTCGAGCACCTCGCGGCCGAGATCGCGCGCGGGCTGCAGCCGGGCGGCTGGTGCTTCCTCGAGGATTGGGTCGGCGAGCCGCGCTTCGCGTTCGCGCCCGAGAAACGCCGCGCCTTCGAGGTGCTCTACGACCGCAACCTGGCCTCGCAGCCGGGCCGGCGGCCCGGGCTGCGCTTCCTCGACGCCAGCGATCTCAGCCCGTTCTGCGGGGTTCGCTCGGACGAGATCCTGCCGGTCTTCGGCCGGTTCCTGCGCCAGGACTTCGTGCGCTGGGCCGGGGCGCTCACCGTCCCGCTCATGCGCGCGCGGCCGCTCGACGGGGTGACCCTGCCGCCTCCACCGCCGCTCCTGCGGGCGCTGGATGCGGTCCATCGCAGCATCTGCCGTGCCCTCGGCCGGCCGGTCCCGGCGCCGCGTATCCCCGGCCTCGCGGCCCTGCTCGAGACGCTCGCGATCGGCGATCGGATGCTGGTTCCGGCAGGCCTCATCCGGCCCGGCAATGCCTTTGCCGGCTTTCGCTCGACTGCGTAGAGGTATGGCGCTCGCGCACGCCGTATGCCGCCCGCTTCGGCAACAAAGGGTCTTTCACAGTACGCCCTCGTCGGGCAGGGTGTGCGATTGAACCCAGGGTCGCACGACGCGGCCCGTTGCGCGGCCCTGTTGCGGTGTGCCGCGCTCCGACACGGAGGAGGACCGAAGGGGTGAAGTACGCGCTGTTGCTCGCCATGGCGGCGAGCGTTTTCATCGGGGGAGAGGCCCTCGCCAAGAAGGCGAAGGCGCCGGCACCGACCACGCCGGCCGGTTTCATCGACGTCGACAACAACGGCGTCTGGAGCAACGGTGACCTGCCGCTCGAGGACTTCACGGGCAAGGGCGCCTACGGCTTCAACGCCTACCAGGCGCAGCCGGGCTACAAGCCGAGCGGCCGTCCGGTCGGACTCGTGGTGCAGCGGCCGTTCTCGTTCAGCAACGAGACCAACCTGTTCATCTTGAGCGGCAACGTCCGGATCGACGCCAACATCACGGCGACGAAGCGCGACACCTACGTGTCGTTCGCGACGTTGGGCGGCGACATC from bacterium harbors:
- a CDS encoding aspartyl/asparaginyl beta-hydroxylase domain-containing protein, which translates into the protein MSPGSLPVAAALGVWIGAGLYVHFRGRERLAFMRQLADHSTLLAPYNAFVYATSAVPRSPRLALADFPELRILSGAWETIRDEGLALYEAGHVHVAERHNDLAFNSFYKRDWRRFYLKWYGRPLPSAQRLCPQTVALLRATPSVHAAMFTVLAPHSHLVRHRDPFAGAVRFHLGLRTPNSDACRIFIDGEPYVWRDGEAVVFDETYIHRAENTTDLPRLILFCDVERPLRGRVATAINRFAIHRVMRLTATANVDGEPVGLANRVFERLYRVRLVMKTLRKRNRRAYYALSWGTKLGVAALLVWLALR
- a CDS encoding DUF2238 domain-containing protein, producing MPALCLVLFAVVWIACAIAPRYRADWAIENLPTAVLLPLVLVAHRRVGFSDRAWVQGTLFLVLHTIGSHYTYSEVPIGDWVRDGLGLGRNHYDRWVHFAFGLLLLRPIREIGFRGRELDRATTLFFCVAVVAWWSVVYELVEWLVASVADPQAGTAYLGTQGDEWDAQKDMGLAVLGAMLAAIPEWWAPVPKRA
- a CDS encoding transcriptional regulator, with product MVADGSPGRTQTLRQALLALLRQGPRTTFDLSRLARLREKDVATHLEHVARSLRHADERLVVTPAVCRGCGFVFRDRRRLTRPSGCPRCRAETVEAPRFHVEPVRRRSTATSGGGGLG
- a CDS encoding nitroreductase family deazaflavin-dependent oxidoreductase, with protein sequence MAGPDPLRRFVHRLPLHLAPLGIDRLVARLTGVPWIVLETVGRRTGRRHTVVLDVLHHDPGRDVYYVQPAYGARADWVQNALHTSDVTARVGGRHVHARARDATGAEGAEATLRLVRAHPWYARVVAFLVGHVHGLERSDDALRPELARLCTVALDVVPDAPV
- a CDS encoding class I SAM-dependent methyltransferase, encoding MSESLLRVRPDDPEYLRLAAAEAAFWRAAHPYGLETIEARQQPGPVDRYTNEQYTGDPRVPWHRTIARYGRFRRGLMLGTSGLGLEAEILATNPDLHLTFVDLSEGPLVRRMAQLGARFPGRVAVRTADLNFLTLDVGTYDLVLSRASIHHVTNLEHLAAEIARGLQPGGWCFLEDWVGEPRFAFAPEKRRAFEVLYDRNLASQPGRRPGLRFLDASDLSPFCGVRSDEILPVFGRFLRQDFVRWAGALTVPLMRARPLDGVTLPPPPPLLRALDAVHRSICRALGRPVPAPRIPGLAALLETLAIGDRMLVPAGLIRPGNAFAGFRSTA